A genomic region of Populus nigra chromosome 11, ddPopNigr1.1, whole genome shotgun sequence contains the following coding sequences:
- the LOC133668319 gene encoding glucan endo-1,3-beta-glucosidase 13 isoform X1, protein MRNEVLALPCLLLLHCYVVLTMETITQEKAEAAIPVTTLSPPEGNTTFLAGTSWCVALSGVSQIDLQNALDWACGLGMADCKPIQQGGACFDPDTLVSHASYAFNNYYQQNGNSDIACNFGGTATLTNIDPSHGKCNFASPGSVGSSAPSSLKCKTSFIWVKFAGILLLLYLRR, encoded by the exons ATGAGAAACGAAGTACTGGCTTTGCCATGTCTCTTGTTGCTGCATTGTTATGTAG TCCTGACAATGGAGACTATAACGCAAGAGAAAGCAGAGGCTGCTATCCCAGTGACAACATTGTCACCTCCAGAGGGAAACACAACTTTTCTTGCTGGAACCTCATGGTGTGTAGCCCTTTCAGGTGTCTCTCAAATTGATTTACAGAACGCGTTAGACTGGGCCTGTGGTCTAGGCATGGCAGATTGTAAACCAATCCAACAGGGTGGAGCGTGTTTCGATCCTGACACCCTTGTGTCTCATGCCTCCTATGCTTTCAACAACTATTACCAACAAAATGGGAATTCTGATATAGCTTGCAATTTTGGAGGAACTGCTACTCTAACCAACATTGATCCCA GTCATGGAAAATGTAACTTTGCTTCACCTGG ATCTGTCGGGTCGTCAGCACCTTCTTCACTCAAGTGCAAAACAAGCTTTATATGGGTGAAGTTTGCTGGGATTTTGCTGCTTTTGTACTTGAGAAGATAA
- the LOC133668319 gene encoding glucan endo-1,3-beta-glucosidase 13 isoform X2, whose protein sequence is MSLVAALLFLTMETITQEKAEAAIPVTTLSPPEGNTTFLAGTSWCVALSGVSQIDLQNALDWACGLGMADCKPIQQGGACFDPDTLVSHASYAFNNYYQQNGNSDIACNFGGTATLTNIDPSHGKCNFASPGSVGSSAPSSLKCKTSFIWVKFAGILLLLYLRR, encoded by the exons ATGTCTCTTGTTGCTGCATTGTTAT TCCTGACAATGGAGACTATAACGCAAGAGAAAGCAGAGGCTGCTATCCCAGTGACAACATTGTCACCTCCAGAGGGAAACACAACTTTTCTTGCTGGAACCTCATGGTGTGTAGCCCTTTCAGGTGTCTCTCAAATTGATTTACAGAACGCGTTAGACTGGGCCTGTGGTCTAGGCATGGCAGATTGTAAACCAATCCAACAGGGTGGAGCGTGTTTCGATCCTGACACCCTTGTGTCTCATGCCTCCTATGCTTTCAACAACTATTACCAACAAAATGGGAATTCTGATATAGCTTGCAATTTTGGAGGAACTGCTACTCTAACCAACATTGATCCCA GTCATGGAAAATGTAACTTTGCTTCACCTGG ATCTGTCGGGTCGTCAGCACCTTCTTCACTCAAGTGCAAAACAAGCTTTATATGGGTGAAGTTTGCTGGGATTTTGCTGCTTTTGTACTTGAGAAGATAA
- the LOC133668320 gene encoding G-type lectin S-receptor-like serine/threonine-protein kinase LECRK1, which translates to MLSILFEEARTQPNQFGEIHLGSQLSPISNLHSWQSPSGNFAFGFYSQGNGFAVGIWMMGQPNNTVVWTANRDDEPVSFNATIHLSEEGKLLLRTEQGNENLIANVSEVAASASMLDSGNFVLYSGSSVIWQSFDYPTDTILVGQNLTYSDKLVSSVSSSNHSSGRFFLAMQADGNLVAYPTNSAGLSVDAYWASNTYQDSKKGLSLYFNHQGFLFMDTVSKKPVLLARSSYPCNNKTTIFRATLDADGIFRLYSHCLENKTSRSVHIEWSALNNQCDVQGFCDFNSYCSGMGTNADCSCYPGFAFNDPSEKFSGCYKNVPESFCTGTKEGQMYDVITVENILFERYPYSVLDEKKENCGLSCLEDCLCDVALYKNERCEKYTAPIRYGIKDINESSIAFFKVKPTPAAPPMSLTIIIESKKSLLVFLAIAFGSVTFLCFVIAISTFCVYRDRAYLYEKLSGIISLAGEFTLRSFSYSELEKATSGFREELGRGSIGAVYRGTIPGGDRTVAVKKLEKVLDEGEKRFRAEITVIGQTYHRNLVRLLGFCVEGSRRVLVYEYLRNGTLADLVFQSERRPIWKERVRIALDIARGILYLHEECQACIIHCNITPQNILMDDSWMAKISDFGLSKLLYPDEIRSSMALSQSRGHMAPEWQNNALMSVKADIYSFGVVLLEIICCRSSIKVDVSTPDEMNLPSWAYQCFAAGQLDKLVKDEDIEFESLERMVKIGLLCVQHDPALRPCIKNLILMLEGSDDIPAPPAIAPFRITA; encoded by the coding sequence ATGTTATCGATACTCTTTGAGGAAGCAAGAACTCAACCGAACCAATTTGGTGAAATACACTTAGGTTCTCAGTTATCTCCCATCTCTAACTTACATTCATGGCAATCCCCTTCAGGCAACTTTGCGTTTGGCTTCTATTCACAGGGAAATGGATTTGCTGTGGGAATATGGATGATGGGTCAACCTAATAACACGGTCGTCTGGACTGCAAATCGAGATGATGAACCAGTCTCCTTCAATGCTACAATTCACTTATCAGAAGAGGGTAAGCTACTTCTTCGAACTGAGCAGGGCAATGAAAATCTTATTGCTAATGTTTCAGAAGTCGCAGCTTCAGCTTCAATGCTTGATTCTGGTAACTTCGTGCTTTACAGTGGTTCTTCTGTTATTTGGCAAAGCTTTGATTACCCAACTGACACCATATTAGTAGGTCAGAATCTTACTTATTCTGATAAATTGGTTTCAAGTGTGTCGAGCTCAAATCACTCCAGTGGAAGGTTTTTCCTCGCGATGCAGGCAGATGGAAACCTTGTCGCCTACCCTACAAACAGCGCTGGTCTATCTGTTGATGCTTACTGGGCCAGTAATACTTATCAAGACAGCAAAAAGGGGTTGAGTCTCTATTTCAATCACCAGGGATTTCTGTTCATGGATACGGTCTCTAAAAAACCAGTCTTGTTGGCAAGAAGTTCTTATCCCTGTAACAACAAAACAACAATCTTTCGTGCGACGCTTGATGCTGATGGGATTTTCAGGTTGTATTCACACTGCTTAGAGAACAAAACTAGCCGGAGTGTGCATATTGAGTGGTCTGCGTTGAATAATCAATGCGATGTTCAAGGCTTCTGTGATTTCAACAGTTATTGCTCTGGCATGGGCACTAATGCTGACTGTTCCTGTTATCCTGGATTTGCTTTCAATGACCCCAGTGAGAAATTCAGTGGATGCTACAAGAATGTCCCTGAAAGTTTTTGCACAGGCACCAAAGAAGGGCAAATGTACGATGTCATAACCGTAGAGAATATATTGTTCGAACGATATCCTTATTCTGTCCTAGATGAGAAGAAGGAAAATTGTGGTTTGTCTTGCCTGGAAGATTGTCTCTGTGATGTTGCTCTATATAAGAATGAGAGGTGTGAAAAGTATACTGCACCAATTCGATATGGTATAAAAGATATAAACGAATCATCTATAGCCTTCTTCAAAGTGAAACCGACTCCTGCTGCACCTCCAATGAGCCTGACAATCATCATAGAAAGCAAGAAAAGTTTACTTGTGTTTCTTGCTATAGCATTCGGCTCTGTtactttcttgtgttttgtcATTGCAATCTCTACTTTCTGCGTGTACAGGGATCGAGCTTATCTTTACGAAAAGCTGTCAGGAATCATAAGCTTGGCTGGAGAGTTCACTCTGCGGTCATTTTCTTATAGTGAGCTTGAGAAAGCTACAAGTGGTTTCAGGGAAGAGCTGGGCAGGGGTTCTATTGGTGCAGTTTACAGAGGGACAATACCTGGGGGTGACAGAACTGTTGCTGTTAAGAAACTTGAGAAAGTTTTAgatgaaggggaaaaaaggtTTCGAGCCGAAATCACTGTGATTGGACAAACTTATCACAGGAACTTGGTTCGGTTGCTTGGTTTTTGTGTGGAGGGCTCTCGGAGGGTTCTCGTCTACGAGTACTTGAGAAACGGCACCCTTGCAGATCTTGTATTCCAGTCTGAGAGGCGCCCCATTTGGAAAGAAAGAGTGAGGATTGCTCTAGATATAGCTAGAGGAATACTCTATCTACATGAAGAGTGTCAAGCCTGCATCATCCATTGCAATATAACCCCTCAAAACATTCTCATGGATGATTCTTGGATGGCCAAAATCTCCGATTTCGGATTATCAAAGCTATTATATCCAGACGAAATAAGAAGCTCGATGGCACTCTCACAGAGTAGAGGGCACATGGCACCTGAATGGCAGAATAACGCCTTGATGTCGGTAAAAGCTGATATCTACAGCTTCGGAGTTGTACTTCTGGAGATCATCTGTTGCAGAAGCAGTATAAAAGTAGACGTCTCAACACCAGATGAAATGAATCTTCCCAGTTGGGCATATCAATGCTTTGCAGCTGGACAGTTGGATAAGCTTGTGAAGGATGAAGATATAGAATTCGAGTCACTGGAAAGAATGGTGAAGATTGGACTGCTGTGCGTTCAGCATGATCCAGCTTTACGTCCTTGTATCAAGAATCTGATCTTGATGCTTGAAGGGTCTGATGACATTCCAGCTCCACCAGCTATAGCTCCATTTCGCATCACCGCTTAG
- the LOC133668121 gene encoding G-type lectin S-receptor-like serine/threonine-protein kinase LECRK3: MLDSGNLVLYNEHSDVIWESFNFPTDTILGGQNLYAGGELLSSASTTNLSTGRFHLKMQYDGNLVLYPIDTIDTSVDAYWNTATFGSGTHLYLNYTGRLLILNNTMASGIPVFSSDSESENSSIIYRATLEYDGIFRLYSHNFDSNGAYTTSLMHYAPKSQCEVKSFCGLNSYCTMNDNQPYCSCLPGTVFVNPNQRYNGCKRNYTEELCKVAEETSSYNITDMEKMTWDDFPYFRNSMSEEDCRKSCLQDCNCAGALYESGDCKKVKFPVKYAKRLEGDSSKVFFKVGLKSVESRNQSIATAMKPPPVVHKTSKKTVMLICVMSVAFITCSSIAIAVSVFFISKSRVVKARMRLGGGNLGLAHELTLRAFSYRELKNATKGFREELGKGSFGAVYKGTLYKGKKVIAVKRLEKLVSEGEREFLTEMRSIGKTHHKNLVRLLGYCTEDSQRLLVYEYMSNGSLADLLFRTERIPNWSHRVKIALDIARGILYLHEECEAPIIHCDIKPQNILMDDFWNAKISDFGLAKLLVPDQTRTFTIVRGTRGYLAPEWHKNTPISVKADVYSYGVMLLEIVFCRRNVETNVSRPEEVLLSNWAYELLVERELDKLDLGEDVDLQNLEKMVMVGMWCIQDEPGIRPSMKSVVLMLEGITDVSVPPHPTSA, from the coding sequence ATGCTTGATTCTGGAAATCTAGTGCTCTACAATGAACATTCTGATGTCATTTGGGAGAGTTTCAACTTTCCTACAGATACAATATTGGGAGGCCAGAATCTATATGCAGGGGGTGAACTGCTTTCCAGTGCATCTACAACCAATTTGTCAACAGGAAGGTTTCATCTTAAAATGCAATATGATGGGAATCTTGTTTTGTATCCCATAGACACTATAGACACTTCAGTAGATGCTTATTGGAACACTGCCACTTTTGGGTCCGGTACCCATCTATATTTGAATTATACAGGACGACTGCTAATCCTTAACAACACCATGGCCAGTGGCATACCTGTGTTTTCCTCTGATTCAGAATCGGAAAACAGCTCAATTATCTACCGTGCAACATTGGAGTACGATGGAATTTTTCGATTGTATTCTCATAACTTCGACAGCAATGGTGCCTACACTACATCTCTTATGCATTATGCACCAAAAAGTCAGTGCGAAGTGAAGTCTTTCTGCGGTCTCAACAGCTACTGCACCATGAACGATAATCAACCTTACTGCAGCTGTCTTCCTGGCACTGTTTTTGTCAATCCCAACCAGAGATATAATGGGTGTAAGAGGAACTACACTGAAGAATTATGCAAAGTTGCAGAGGAAACATCCTCCTATAACATTACTGATATGGAGAAAATGACTTGGGATGACTTTCCTTATTTTAGAAACTCCATGTCAGAAGAAGATTGCAGAAAGTCCTGTTTGCAGGACTGTAACTGTGCTGGTGCGCTGTACGAATCTGGGGACTGCAAGAAAGTGAAGTTCCCAGTGAAATATGCTAAGAGATTGGAAGGTGACTCATCAAAGGTTTTCTTCAAGGTGGGTTTGAAGAGTGTCGAAAGCCGCAACCAATCCATTGCCACTGCAATGAAGCCTCCTCCAGTGGTCCATAAGACAAGCAAGAAGACAGTGATGCTCATTTGTGTTATGAGCGTAGCATTCATTACATGCTCTTCAATTGCCATTgcagtttctgtttttttcatcTCTAAGTCAAGAGTTGTTAAGGCCAGAATGCGGTTGGGAGGCGGAAATCTTGGCTTGGCCCATGAGCTCACTCTGAGAGCATTTTCATATCGTGAGCTTAAAAATGCAACCAAGGGTTTCAGGGAAGAGTTGGGAAAAGGATCTTTTGGAGCAGTTTACAAAGGGACATTATACAAAGGTAAAAAAGTTATTGCAGTGAAGAGGCTAGAGAAGTTGGTCAGTGAAGGTGAAAGGGAGTTCCTCACAGAGATGCGTTCAATTGGAAAAACTCATCATAAAAACTTGGTTCGGCTACTTGGTTACTGTACTGAGGACTCCCAGAGGCTCCTAGTTTATGAATACATGAGCAACGGTTCCCTTGCAGATCTTCTCTTCCGAACTGAAAGAATTCCAAATTGGAGTCACAGGGTGAAAATTGCTTTGGATATTGCTAGAGGGATCCTATATCTACATGAAGAGTGTGAGGCACCAATCATCCATTGCGATATAAAGCCTCAAAACATTCtaatggatgatttttggaatgCTAAGATCTCTGATTTTGGGCTAGCAAAATTGCTAGTGCCTGATCAAACAAGAACCTTCACAATAGTCAGAGGGACACGAGGTTACTTGGCTCCTGAATGGCATAAGAACACTCCAATATCAGTGAAGGCAGATGTTTACAGTTACGGAGTAATGCTCTTGGAAATTGTTTTCTGCAGGAGAAACGTAGAAACTAATGTATCAAGACCAGAGGAAGTTCTACTTTCTAATTGGGCATACGAGCTTTTGGTTGAAAGAGAATTGGACAAGCTTGATCTTGGTGAAGATGTAGACTTGCAGAATTTGGAAAAAATGGTTATGGTGGGCATGTGGTGCATTCAAGATGAACCAGGTATCCGTCCTTCTATGAAGTCTGTAGTGTTGATGTTAGAAGGAATTACCGATGTATCTGTTCCTCCACATCCAACTTCAGCTTAA